Part of the Geodermatophilus obscurus DSM 43160 genome is shown below.
CTCGCTGAGCGTGCCGCCGCGGATGCGGTCGACCTCCAGCTCGGTGTGCCGCCGGGTGAGCAGCCCGCGGACGGCGACCAGCGAGCCGCCGCGTCGCACCAGCCGGTAACCCCAGTTGACGACGGCCGCCCCCACCACCGCGGCCAGCGCCAGCAGCGGCACCGCGGCCACCAGGCCGGCGACGACCAGGTGCGGAGAGGGCTCGGGGCCCGCGAGGTCCGGGACGACGGCGTCGGGGAGCTCCTGCACCAGCCGGAACAGCGTGCCGACCGCGGCCAGCGGGACGACGAGGTAGCTGCCGACCAGCGGCGCGTAGAGCAGCCAGCGGGGCCGGAAGCGGGAGAGCTCCTCCTCGACCGGCGCCTCCGGGGGCTGGTCGCCGTCCGGTGCCGGCGCCCCGGTGGGACGGCGGGCCAGCAGCCGGGTACGGAGCCGGTCGCCCTCGGCGCGGGGGACGCCGTCGACGACGAGCTCCTCCTCGTTCGTCCCGACCGAGCCGGCGGCGGCGTCGATGCGGACCCGCACCAGCCCGAGCAGCCGGTGCAGCGGCGGGGCCTCGACCTCCACGCCACGGATGCGGTCGTTGGGCACGGTGCGCACCGAGCGGGCCAGCAGGCCACGGGTGACCACCACCGCCGTCGGCCCGTCGGCGTAGCCGAACCGCCACCAGCTCAGCACGGCGCCGGCCAGCGACAGCGCCGTGATGACCACCGCCATGACGACGACCGTGAGCAGCCCGTCGTCGAGGCCAACCACCGCGGCGACCGGGATGAGCACCGGCACCAGCTGGCGGGCCTGCCGGAAGGTGGCGGTGTGCACCAGCACGACGCGGGGTGACGTCCGCCGCGGCTGCGTGCCGGCGTCGATCACGTCGCCTCGTCGCGGACCAGCTCGGCGCGGCGCGCCAGGTCGTCGGCGACCCGCTGGGCCACGTCGGCCTCCAGGTGCAGCACCCGGACCGTGCCCTGCGAGGACGCGGTCAGCACCGCCACGGTGGCCAGCCCGAACAGCTGCTGCAGCACGCCCCGGGTGACGTCGACGGTCTGGATCCGCGAGATGGGCACCAGCGTCCAGGTGCGGGTCAGCCAGCCGGTGAGGGTGTAGACCGCCTCGCCGGTGACCTCCCAGCGGTGCACGCGATAGCGGATCCACGGCCGGATGCCGATCGTCACGGCGGCCTCCAGCACCGCGAACGCCACGAGCGCCCAGCGCAGCGGCGACGGAAGTCCGCCGTCCGGGACGAAGACGAACACGGCCGTGACCACGACGACCCAGAACAGCGCGCCGATCACGCCCTCGGTGACCCACAGGCCGATGGCCGAGCGGGACAGCGACCAGGCGGGGTCGCGGACGGGCGCGGGAGCGTCGGCGGTCATCGCCCCCATCCTGTCAGCGAGCCCGGCCGTGATCATGGGGTTCGTGCCGACCTCCACGGCGAGTCCGCGCGTGTCCCCCGCGACGACCCCATGATCGACGCAGTGGTGCGCAGCCGTAGCCGCACGCCGCGCCGGTGGCACGATGGGACGCGTGATGCCGCAGCAGGTCCCGACCGTGCCCGCCAGCGAGGTGCCCGAGGACGCCGTCGTCCTCGACGTCCGTGAGGACGACGAGTGGGTGGCCGGCCACATCGACGGTGCCACCCACATCCCGATGGGCGAGGTCCCGGCGCGGCTGGACGACCTCCCCGAGGCCGACCCGCTCTACATCACCTGCCGCGGCGGGGGGCGCTCGGCCCGCGTGGCCGCCTGGCTCAACGCCAACGGCTACGACGCGGTCAACGTGGGCGGCGGCATGGGCGAGTGGGAGGCCGCCGGCCGGCCGATGGTGAGCGAGACCGGCCAGCAGCCCTTCGTGCGCTGACAGCCGGGGGAGCATCGCAGCGAGCTCTGCGAGCGAGGAGCGGATCCCGGCGCGGAGGCGCACCGGTGCGGTCGTGCGCTGACAGCCGGGGGAGCATCGCAGCGAGCTCTGCGAGCGAGGAGCGGATCCCGGCGCGGAGGCGCACCGGTGCGGTCGTGCCCTGACAGCCGGGGGAGCATCGCAGCGAGCTCTGCGAGCGGAGGACGTCGGCCGTACGGCTCAGGCCGTTCCGGACGTCGCCGGCACCGGAGGGCAGCCGCCCAGCACGTCGTCGGTGAGCATGAACCGGCCGAGTGCGGCCCACGCCGCGCCGTAGTAGCTGGGCGCCGACTGCGCCAGGTGGTCGGCGTCGACCAGCTCCTCGACGGCCCGGCCGGCGTCCCCGGCGGCGGCCACCGCCGCAGCCTGACCAGCCGCGGCGACGACCGACTCGCCCGGGGCGACCGGTGACCCGCCCAGGTCGAGCTCGGCGCTGTCCCCGCCGCGGTCCAGGGGTTCGACGACGGCCGCGGCCAGGGCGCGATCGGCCGGGTCGCAGGACTCGGCGAAGCGGATCGGCGTCCGGGTGGCGTCGTAGCCGTACCGCACGCTCTGCCCCCTGCCCATCGCTCCGGGCATCGCCTCGACGGTGCCGTCGGCGCGCACCTGCGCCCAGTCGGGGGGCAGCGGCGCCTGGCTCAGCAGGGCGGCCGTGACCGCACGGCTGCCCTCGGCCAGTTCCGTCCAGCGCGGGTCACCCGAGGCGGCCGCGAGCACCGCGGTGGCGCCCGGCGAGGCGTAGCTCGGGTTGTACGCGTAGGGCTCCGTCGTGGCCCACTGGCCGGCGGTGAGGATGCGGCCGGCCGCCGTCGGCACGGTCTCCAGGTCGAGCACCGCCCG
Proteins encoded:
- a CDS encoding PH domain-containing protein, yielding MIDAGTQPRRTSPRVVLVHTATFRQARQLVPVLIPVAAVVGLDDGLLTVVVMAVVITALSLAGAVLSWWRFGYADGPTAVVVTRGLLARSVRTVPNDRIRGVEVEAPPLHRLLGLVRVRIDAAAGSVGTNEEELVVDGVPRAEGDRLRTRLLARRPTGAPAPDGDQPPEAPVEEELSRFRPRWLLYAPLVGSYLVVPLAAVGTLFRLVQELPDAVVPDLAGPEPSPHLVVAGLVAAVPLLALAAVVGAAVVNWGYRLVRRGGSLVAVRGLLTRRHTELEVDRIRGGTLSEGLGMRWVRAARVNALVTGLGQANRRGQLLPLGPRAEALRLLGRLVEDPGPLTGHPPAALRRRLVRALAAGLLVTAAGTWAAVALGWWWVPVAGVVLTVLGVPMGIGRFRALGHGAGPRSFSVRSGWLVREQAVLQRRAVVGWQVRQSVFQRRAGLATVVACVGAGSGGYAAVDMAAAEVAGFTAAASSGTWAGTLAPR
- a CDS encoding PH domain-containing protein encodes the protein MTADAPAPVRDPAWSLSRSAIGLWVTEGVIGALFWVVVVTAVFVFVPDGGLPSPLRWALVAFAVLEAAVTIGIRPWIRYRVHRWEVTGEAVYTLTGWLTRTWTLVPISRIQTVDVTRGVLQQLFGLATVAVLTASSQGTVRVLHLEADVAQRVADDLARRAELVRDEAT
- a CDS encoding rhodanese-like domain-containing protein, producing MPQQVPTVPASEVPEDAVVLDVREDDEWVAGHIDGATHIPMGEVPARLDDLPEADPLYITCRGGGRSARVAAWLNANGYDAVNVGGGMGEWEAAGRPMVSETGQQPFVR
- a CDS encoding glycosyl hydrolase family 8, with protein sequence MSPRGITVGALGVLALLVVVLAAVVGTRGGGTTGAPLPSPTGPSTVAPAPPAELRTYTAAEAGRAFLDGYVDEDGQVVRPDQGGDTVSEGQAYAMLVAVGLGDAKTFARAWNWTRENLQRPDGLLSWRWEEGGVVDASSASDADLDAARALVLAGEQFGRPEYTAAGLDLGRAVLDLETVPTAAGRILTAGQWATTEPYAYNPSYASPGATAVLAAASGDPRWTELAEGSRAVTAALLSQAPLPPDWAQVRADGTVEAMPGAMGRGQSVRYGYDATRTPIRFAESCDPADRALAAAVVEPLDRGGDSAELDLGGSPVAPGESVVAAAGQAAAVAAAGDAGRAVEELVDADHLAQSAPSYYGAAWAALGRFMLTDDVLGGCPPVPATSGTA